The Bacteroidales bacterium genome has a window encoding:
- a CDS encoding S41 family peptidase, with product MKSLINTIIALLILTSCEKALIHPEYSNTAADNFECLWNNYDRNYGQFIIRNINWDSLYDAYRPQVDEISSEEELHTLFRNLLSNFHDDHVFLDPAGSKLPRIESGRSDTMIIQTDFLPETVSKYLDTEKQYSEHLWYGMLSGNIGYIRMDVFADSKSFISKAFDEVLKELENTKALVFDIRKLEGGDDRLAKYIAGRFTRESRLYMTTRKRNGPAHDDFETPLKWTVDREGSSQYIKPVVLLTGRFTASAGETFTWAMNENENVIQVGDTTLGAFSDIIVMELPNGWLHTVSVGDYRDAGGTNLEGTGIAPLYIARSSKSETLAGIDRGLEKALELLN from the coding sequence ATGAAATCACTTATTAATACCATAATAGCCCTGCTTATACTTACAAGTTGTGAGAAAGCGCTTATCCATCCTGAGTATTCAAATACAGCAGCTGATAATTTCGAATGCCTGTGGAACAATTATGACCGGAATTACGGACAGTTTATCATAAGAAACATCAACTGGGATTCCCTTTACGACGCTTACAGACCGCAGGTTGATGAGATCTCTTCAGAAGAGGAACTTCATACTCTTTTCAGGAATCTCCTGTCTAATTTTCATGATGACCATGTTTTCCTCGATCCCGCCGGAAGCAAACTCCCTAGAATTGAATCCGGAAGATCGGATACGATGATAATTCAGACTGATTTCCTGCCTGAAACGGTTTCGAAATATCTTGACACCGAGAAACAATATTCCGAACATCTCTGGTACGGTATGCTATCAGGTAACATCGGGTATATCCGGATGGATGTTTTTGCCGATTCAAAATCCTTTATCAGTAAGGCATTTGATGAAGTCTTAAAAGAACTTGAAAATACAAAAGCCCTGGTATTTGATATCCGGAAACTGGAAGGAGGCGACGACAGGCTTGCGAAATATATTGCCGGCCGTTTTACAAGGGAATCCAGGCTTTACATGACAACCAGAAAAAGAAACGGTCCTGCACATGATGATTTTGAGACACCGCTGAAATGGACTGTTGACCGTGAAGGGTCATCCCAGTATATAAAACCGGTGGTGCTTCTGACCGGAAGATTTACGGCGAGCGCAGGAGAAACTTTTACCTGGGCAATGAATGAAAACGAAAACGTCATACAGGTAGGTGATACAACGCTGGGAGCCTTTTCAGATATCATTGTAATGGAATTGCCGAACGGTTGGTTACACACGGTTTCAGTGGGTGACTACAGGGATGCCGGCGGCACAAACCTCGAAGGCACAGGTATTGCCCCCCTTTATATTGCCAGGAGCTCAAAGTCGGAAACGTTAGCCGGAATTGACCGGGGTCTTGAAAAAGCACTTGAACTTCTGAATTGA
- a CDS encoding S41 family peptidase — translation MTRIIKTCILLIMALCGISVHAQQPMSAEQAKDDLKYAEHALKEAHPGLYRYNSKQEIDSLFEAAESKITDSMTQQDLYRVMVPVMSRIGCGHTKFHPDNNWNDNYFFNRDKLLPLRLYIQGDNAYVLGGYSDETIKPGSEILSINNQPVSDVIRTILPCSFSDGKNTTFKFIELSRFFSGYYANMIGGSDSFKIQYSDGNIKTVTLVAIPFAEIEAFQKSKETSDSRLKPYELNFSGSDIAILTIRSFWMGSDKNFRKFLKESFSSLSEKGAQNLIIDLRDNEGGNDARGAWLLSYLMDKDFRYYDRLEMTTDKKYSFTKNAHLPRFYGILRRLISKTDSGTYLWKHSKNLKVQKPAKEHFDGRVIVLINGASFSVTSEFAAAAHYNKRATFIGEETGGGYYGDNSGTFAIVTLPNSRLNIGIPLVGYYMAVKDYPWPAHGVIPEVRVNPTVEDIITGNDVVMKAALSYISATRH, via the coding sequence ATGACACGGATAATAAAAACATGTATTCTGCTAATAATGGCGCTATGCGGGATTTCGGTACATGCACAACAGCCAATGTCGGCAGAACAGGCAAAGGACGACCTGAAATATGCTGAACATGCGCTCAAAGAAGCACATCCCGGACTTTACCGGTATAATTCAAAGCAGGAAATCGACAGCCTGTTTGAAGCGGCGGAATCAAAGATCACCGATTCAATGACTCAGCAGGATTTGTACCGGGTTATGGTTCCTGTAATGAGCCGTATCGGGTGCGGACATACAAAGTTCCATCCTGATAACAACTGGAATGATAATTACTTTTTCAACAGGGATAAATTGTTACCATTAAGACTTTATATACAGGGCGATAACGCATATGTTCTCGGCGGATACAGTGATGAAACAATCAAACCCGGTTCAGAAATTCTAAGCATCAACAACCAGCCTGTTTCAGACGTAATCCGCACGATCCTTCCCTGCTCTTTTTCAGACGGGAAAAACACCACATTTAAATTTATTGAATTAAGCAGGTTCTTTAGCGGGTATTATGCCAATATGATCGGAGGTTCCGATTCATTTAAAATTCAGTATTCCGATGGCAATATCAAAACGGTCACGCTTGTAGCCATTCCGTTTGCAGAAATTGAGGCCTTTCAAAAGTCAAAAGAAACCTCCGACTCTCGGCTTAAACCTTATGAGCTGAACTTTTCCGGCAGTGATATTGCCATTCTTACAATACGATCGTTCTGGATGGGCAGTGATAAGAATTTCAGGAAATTCCTTAAAGAGAGTTTTTCATCTCTCAGCGAAAAAGGGGCTCAGAACCTTATCATCGACCTGAGAGATAATGAAGGGGGGAATGATGCGCGCGGAGCCTGGCTTTTATCGTATTTGATGGACAAAGATTTCAGGTATTATGATCGCCTTGAAATGACTACTGATAAAAAGTATTCATTTACCAAAAATGCGCATCTCCCCAGGTTTTATGGTATCCTGAGAAGACTGATTTCAAAAACCGATTCCGGCACTTATTTATGGAAGCACAGTAAAAATCTGAAGGTACAAAAACCCGCTAAGGAACATTTTGATGGCAGGGTGATAGTTTTGATTAACGGCGCTAGTTTTTCGGTTACATCTGAATTTGCCGCTGCAGCGCATTATAACAAAAGAGCCACTTTTATCGGCGAAGAAACCGGTGGCGGATATTACGGGGATAACAGCGGCACATTTGCAATCGTAACTCTTCCGAACAGCAGGCTGAATATAGGAATCCCGCTTGTCGGTTATTATATGGCAGTTAAGGATTATCCCTGGCCTGCACACGGTGTAATTCCGGAAGTGCGGGTAAATCCGACCGTGGAAGATATCATTACCGGGAATGATGTGGTTATGAAAGCGGCACTCAGCTATATTTCAGCTACACGCCATTGA
- a CDS encoding TIM barrel protein: MKSSRRTFLKTGAMAMAAAAILREKALASSAPAKRIVGLQLYSVRDEMEKDPLETLKQLAAMGYVWVEHANYVDRKFYGYEAKEFKKILDDLGLKMVSGHTTFGLNHWDDSKKSFTAEWMNTLDDAATLRQQYVVSPWMDEKMRDSYDNLSKYLDIFNQNGKLCMERGMKFGYHNHDFEFSQKFNDKSVFDIMMEKIDPKRVVIQLDIGNLYNGGAVALDVVKKFPGRFELLHVKDEIKATEGEEKYVSCILGEGIVDCRNVVDLATKIGGANVYIIEQESYQGKKPMDCVKEDLAVMKKWGYV, from the coding sequence ATGAAATCATCCAGAAGAACATTTCTTAAGACCGGTGCCATGGCCATGGCTGCGGCGGCAATACTACGCGAAAAGGCACTGGCATCTTCAGCTCCTGCAAAAAGAATCGTGGGTCTGCAATTGTATTCGGTGAGGGACGAGATGGAAAAAGATCCGCTCGAAACCCTGAAACAACTTGCCGCTATGGGCTATGTTTGGGTGGAGCACGCAAATTATGTTGACCGCAAATTCTACGGTTACGAAGCAAAGGAATTCAAGAAGATACTGGATGACCTTGGACTTAAAATGGTGAGCGGTCATACGACATTCGGTTTAAACCATTGGGATGACAGTAAAAAAAGCTTTACGGCTGAATGGATGAATACTCTCGATGATGCTGCCACTCTCAGACAGCAATATGTGGTAAGTCCCTGGATGGATGAAAAAATGAGGGATTCCTATGATAATCTGAGCAAGTACCTCGATATTTTCAATCAGAACGGCAAATTATGCATGGAACGTGGTATGAAATTCGGTTATCATAACCATGACTTTGAATTCAGTCAGAAATTTAATGACAAGTCGGTTTTCGATATCATGATGGAGAAAATTGACCCGAAAAGGGTGGTGATCCAGCTTGATATCGGCAATTTATATAATGGCGGCGCCGTAGCCCTTGATGTGGTTAAAAAATTCCCGGGCCGTTTTGAACTCCTCCATGTAAAGGATGAAATCAAAGCGACCGAGGGTGAAGAAAAATATGTAAGCTGTATTTTGGGAGAAGGTATTGTCGATTGCCGGAACGTTGTCGACCTGGCTACCAAGATCGGAGGTGCCAATGTCTATATCATCGAGCAGGAATCCTACCAGGGCAAAAAGCCGATGGATTGTGTGAAAGAGGATTTGGCAGTGATGAAGAAGTGGGGATACGTATAA
- a CDS encoding putative transporter, producing MDVLKNLFTGAETANAILYISLTAVLGVLIGKIKIKSIKLGIAGVLFSGLLIGHLGAKADPEVLHFVREFGLILFVYAIGIDVGPRFFNSFRSDGLKLNLFAVTIVFLGFLIAWSFYRFAGVPSEVVTGIMSGAVTNTPGLGAAQQVLTDSGNTDAAAVAGMGYAIAYPFGVLGIILSMVLIRLFFGIKVDKEVTDYKNQFHSLRQKLETVEISITNPNLFGQKISYIKEFIDKELVISRIRRDGNDLVATEDLELREGDTIVGVSALQYIRNLKIKIGEVKIQSKREISGDLAMFHVLVTNRKYAGKTIQQIGIYRRYEANITRIFRAGTEIMPTRDSVVEFGDTVRIVGKRELLPEVRNELGNSVEELAHPNTIPIFVGIALGVILGSIPIFIPGLPAPAKLGLAGGPLLIAILLGNQRRFKSFDFYMTPGANMMIRELGIILFLSCVGISSGKNFVSTIVNGGYMWMLYGAAITLIPIMIVASIARLMKYNYLKICGIISGAMTDPPALEFANSLAPVHAQSTAYATVYPLTMFLRILAAQALILITL from the coding sequence ATGGATGTGTTAAAGAACCTTTTTACTGGTGCCGAAACGGCCAATGCCATATTATACATCAGCCTTACCGCAGTTCTGGGTGTGCTGATAGGCAAAATAAAAATTAAGAGTATTAAACTGGGTATTGCCGGTGTGCTTTTCTCAGGGTTGCTCATCGGGCACCTGGGAGCCAAGGCCGATCCCGAAGTTCTTCACTTTGTGAGGGAGTTCGGGCTTATTTTATTTGTTTATGCGATTGGCATTGACGTAGGACCCAGGTTTTTCAACTCATTCAGAAGTGACGGGTTAAAACTGAATCTTTTTGCCGTGACCATTGTCTTCCTTGGTTTCCTGATTGCGTGGTCGTTTTACAGGTTTGCCGGTGTGCCCTCTGAGGTAGTTACCGGGATAATGAGCGGTGCAGTTACAAACACGCCGGGACTGGGAGCCGCCCAGCAGGTACTTACCGATTCAGGAAACACAGATGCTGCAGCCGTTGCCGGTATGGGATATGCAATTGCCTATCCTTTCGGTGTTTTAGGGATTATTTTATCCATGGTTCTTATCCGGTTGTTTTTCGGTATTAAAGTAGATAAAGAAGTAACTGATTATAAAAACCAGTTTCATTCCCTGCGTCAAAAACTTGAAACGGTTGAAATTTCAATTACCAATCCGAACCTGTTTGGCCAAAAAATCAGCTACATCAAGGAGTTTATTGATAAAGAACTGGTGATTTCACGTATCCGCAGGGACGGAAACGACCTTGTGGCAACTGAAGATCTTGAATTACGAGAGGGAGATACCATTGTAGGAGTGTCGGCACTGCAATACATCCGGAACCTGAAGATAAAAATCGGAGAAGTAAAAATACAGAGCAAACGCGAAATCTCAGGTGACCTTGCCATGTTTCATGTATTGGTTACAAACCGTAAATATGCTGGTAAAACGATCCAGCAGATTGGCATATACCGCCGGTATGAAGCCAATATTACACGAATTTTCAGGGCAGGCACCGAAATCATGCCAACCCGTGATTCGGTTGTTGAATTTGGTGACACGGTGCGGATTGTCGGTAAACGTGAGTTATTGCCGGAAGTAAGGAATGAACTGGGCAATTCGGTTGAAGAGCTGGCACATCCCAACACCATTCCAATTTTTGTAGGCATTGCCCTTGGTGTTATTCTCGGAAGCATTCCCATTTTCATTCCCGGTCTGCCCGCCCCTGCTAAGCTTGGACTGGCAGGCGGTCCGCTTTTGATTGCCATTCTGTTGGGTAACCAGCGCAGATTTAAGAGTTTTGATTTTTATATGACCCCCGGGGCAAATATGATGATCCGTGAATTGGGGATCATTCTTTTCCTTTCGTGTGTGGGCATTTCATCCGGCAAGAATTTCGTAAGCACTATTGTCAACGGTGGTTACATGTGGATGCTCTACGGAGCAGCAATAACCCTTATACCAATCATGATTGTTGCTTCTATAGCAAGGCTTATGAAGTATAATTACCTCAAGATCTGCGGCATTATTTCCGGTGCGATGACGGATCCGCCGGCACTTGAATTTGCAAACAGCCTGGCGCCCGTGCATGCTCAATCCACTGCCTATGCAACCGTTTATCCCCTTACTATGTTTCTGAGAATATTGGCTGCACAGGCATTAATCTTGATAACTTTGTAG
- a CDS encoding MFS transporter: MNLFRILPREFSTLSSIFVSLRSRNYRLYFFGQGISLIGTWMQNIALSWLVYRLTGSVFLLGLIGFTSQIPTFILSPFTGVLTDRYNRLRIMTTAQVFFMLQSLTMTILVLTNAVDVWHIITLSVVFGIISAFDAPARQSLVIDLIDDPKNLGNAIALNSALFNGARLVGPAIAGLTIAAVGEGICFLLNTISFVAVIVALLMVKLPANVHTQASGDFRKVFAEGFHYTFRTVPIRVLILILAILSLFGFPFIVLLPAYAREIMHGGSDTLGFLMSALGAGALTGALIMAGRKTVMGLGKIITVNVIILGMAIILAGISEKMLYSLLVLYMGGLSMILSLAAVNTMIQTIAEEDKRGRVMSFYAMALMGTMPIGNLLAGSVAAGIGIQQTMIIGGIVTVLSAFWFESNRRSMRSVVRSIYRDKGIISALPDESIPVSNIGNQ; this comes from the coding sequence ATGAACTTATTCCGGATTTTGCCCAGGGAATTTTCAACGTTAAGTAGCATTTTTGTTTCATTGCGATCACGAAATTACCGCCTTTATTTTTTCGGACAGGGTATCTCCCTCATTGGGACGTGGATGCAGAATATTGCGCTGAGCTGGCTTGTGTACAGGCTTACCGGTTCCGTATTCCTGTTGGGATTAATAGGTTTCACCAGCCAGATACCCACTTTCATCCTCTCTCCGTTTACCGGTGTACTCACTGACCGCTATAACAGGCTGCGGATCATGACAACGGCACAGGTCTTTTTCATGTTGCAATCTCTCACCATGACAATCCTTGTTCTTACTAACGCGGTGGATGTATGGCATATTATCACTCTCAGTGTTGTTTTTGGTATCATCAGTGCGTTCGATGCCCCGGCAAGGCAATCATTGGTAATCGACCTTATTGATGATCCAAAAAATCTTGGTAACGCCATCGCATTGAATTCTGCCCTGTTTAACGGGGCCAGGCTGGTTGGACCGGCCATCGCGGGACTTACTATAGCAGCTGTTGGAGAAGGAATTTGCTTTTTACTGAATACAATCAGCTTTGTGGCTGTCATCGTGGCATTGCTCATGGTTAAGCTTCCGGCTAATGTGCATACACAGGCATCCGGTGATTTCAGGAAAGTATTTGCTGAAGGATTTCATTATACATTCCGCACAGTGCCTATCCGGGTACTCATACTTATCCTGGCTATTCTGAGCCTTTTCGGCTTTCCTTTTATCGTGCTGCTTCCGGCCTATGCCCGGGAAATTATGCACGGAGGGAGTGATACTCTCGGGTTTCTCATGTCGGCTCTCGGTGCAGGAGCATTAACTGGTGCATTGATTATGGCTGGTCGAAAAACAGTGATGGGATTGGGAAAAATCATAACCGTGAATGTGATTATCCTTGGCATGGCCATAATCCTGGCAGGTATCTCCGAAAAAATGTTGTATTCCCTTCTTGTTCTTTATATGGGCGGACTTTCTATGATCCTGTCGCTGGCGGCAGTGAATACGATGATCCAGACAATTGCCGAAGAGGACAAACGTGGCCGGGTAATGAGCTTTTATGCCATGGCCCTTATGGGTACGATGCCAATTGGTAATTTGCTTGCCGGTTCTGTTGCGGCAGGTATCGGTATTCAGCAAACCATGATTATCGGAGGAATCGTTACCGTTCTTTCTGCATTCTGGTTTGAATCAAACCGCCGATCCATGCGCAGCGTGGTTCGGAGCATTTACCGTGATAAGGGGATTATTTCCGCCCTGCCGGATGAGAGTATACCGGTTAGTAATATCGGTAATCAGTAA
- a CDS encoding DUF4954 family protein, translating into MDQVLIVYPENMGRNFIPPEYLPEGKDEYYLRNLQARKPKSGWRNLRSDEVERLVKNVNTCDDWDNLLVTDEFDPNQIKNTRFFGLVRIGRLKNVFLQHHDLKVPTGITNSLIISSDIGDDCAIHEVHYLSHCIIGDRNILFNIQEMNTTDHAKFGNGIIKEGEPEQVRTWLDVMNETGARKVLPFDGMITADAYLWAKYRDDSNLQAKLFEITQNTFDHRRGYYGTTGDQCVIKNSLILKDVKIGSHCYIKGANKIKNITINSSPEEPTQIGEGVELVNGIVGFGCHIFYGCKAVKFILGSNSSLKYGARLINSFLGDNSTISCCEVLNNLIFPAHEQHHNNSFLIASVVMGQSNMAAGATIGSNHNSRANDNEIQAGRGFWPGLCTSVKHSCRFASFTLLSKADYPAELNIPLPFSLLNNNASKNQLEIMPAYWWMYNMFALARNTWKFQNRDKRIHKDQHIEFDALAPDTIEEILEAMHLLEIWTAKAWLRQNGKPETSLNEKQLSDKGHELLTGDEKTADSLEILGENLENTNRKAVIIKASKAYKAYKDMLLYYAVNNLMAYLNENKRAGLETMNADLKGKRKKNWVNLGGQIMTDDDLDRLRKDIGSGKLASWKNIHKRYDTLWNKYQVDKQKHAYSILLELTGKDHVTPGEWKNVLEDAIRVQQFVCDQVYISRKKDFDNPFRKATFRNPDEMKAAIGTVDDNSFIIQVKKETEEYKKKVLQVKKLEVH; encoded by the coding sequence ATGGACCAGGTTCTGATCGTGTACCCCGAAAATATGGGAAGGAATTTCATTCCTCCCGAATATCTTCCTGAAGGAAAAGACGAATATTATCTGCGAAACCTGCAGGCCCGAAAACCCAAATCAGGATGGAGAAATCTGCGTTCGGACGAGGTAGAAAGGCTTGTAAAAAATGTAAACACCTGCGACGACTGGGATAATCTCCTGGTTACTGATGAATTTGACCCGAACCAAATCAAAAACACACGGTTTTTCGGATTGGTAAGAATAGGCCGGTTAAAAAATGTATTCCTGCAGCATCATGACCTGAAAGTGCCGACAGGTATAACCAACAGCCTTATCATTTCAAGTGATATCGGCGACGACTGCGCCATTCATGAGGTGCATTACCTGTCGCACTGTATCATCGGCGACAGGAACATCCTGTTCAATATACAGGAAATGAATACAACCGATCATGCCAAATTCGGTAATGGAATAATAAAAGAAGGTGAACCGGAACAGGTAAGGACATGGCTTGACGTGATGAATGAAACCGGCGCCCGTAAAGTGCTGCCTTTCGACGGGATGATCACGGCCGATGCGTATCTGTGGGCAAAATACAGGGATGACAGCAATCTGCAGGCAAAGCTTTTTGAGATCACACAGAATACTTTTGATCATCGCCGGGGATATTACGGAACCACAGGTGATCAGTGTGTCATCAAGAATTCTTTAATCCTGAAGGACGTTAAAATCGGATCGCATTGTTATATTAAGGGAGCCAATAAGATTAAAAATATAACGATCAATTCCTCGCCCGAAGAACCTACTCAGATTGGGGAAGGCGTAGAGCTCGTGAATGGCATTGTAGGATTTGGCTGCCATATTTTCTATGGCTGCAAAGCGGTTAAATTTATCCTGGGCAGTAATTCAAGTCTCAAGTACGGTGCCAGGCTGATCAACTCGTTTCTTGGCGACAATTCTACCATTTCGTGCTGTGAAGTGCTGAATAACCTGATCTTTCCGGCTCATGAACAGCATCACAACAATTCATTTCTCATAGCCTCAGTAGTGATGGGGCAAAGTAATATGGCAGCCGGTGCTACAATTGGCTCAAACCATAACAGCAGGGCAAATGACAATGAAATTCAGGCCGGAAGAGGTTTCTGGCCCGGGTTATGTACAAGCGTGAAGCATTCATGCCGGTTTGCTTCGTTCACGTTGCTTTCAAAGGCTGATTACCCTGCGGAACTGAATATACCGCTCCCCTTTTCGCTGCTCAACAATAATGCCTCCAAAAACCAGCTTGAAATAATGCCGGCCTACTGGTGGATGTACAATATGTTCGCCCTGGCAAGAAACACCTGGAAATTCCAGAATCGCGACAAACGGATCCATAAAGATCAGCACATCGAATTTGATGCCCTGGCGCCAGACACCATTGAAGAGATTCTTGAAGCCATGCATTTGCTTGAAATCTGGACTGCAAAGGCCTGGCTGCGTCAAAACGGCAAACCGGAAACGTCGCTGAATGAAAAGCAATTGTCGGATAAAGGCCACGAGCTGCTGACAGGGGACGAAAAAACGGCTGATTCACTTGAAATACTCGGTGAAAATCTCGAAAACACCAACCGGAAGGCTGTAATTATAAAAGCTTCCAAAGCCTATAAAGCCTATAAGGATATGCTTTTATATTATGCTGTGAACAACCTGATGGCCTACCTTAATGAAAATAAGAGGGCAGGATTGGAAACCATGAATGCCGATCTGAAGGGTAAGCGAAAAAAGAACTGGGTTAACCTGGGCGGACAGATAATGACAGATGATGACCTTGACAGGCTGAGAAAAGATATAGGATCAGGAAAACTCGCTTCATGGAAGAACATACATAAACGTTATGATACACTATGGAATAAATACCAGGTTGATAAGCAAAAGCATGCCTATTCCATACTTCTTGAACTCACAGGAAAAGACCATGTAACGCCGGGTGAATGGAAGAATGTTCTTGAAGATGCCATAAGAGTTCAGCAGTTTGTCTGTGACCAGGTTTATATTTCAAGAAAGAAAGATTTTGACAATCCTTTCAGAAAGGCCACTTTCCGGAATCCTGATGAAATGAAAGCTGCCATAGGCACTGTGGATGACAATTCATTTATTATCCAGGTAAAAAAGGAAACCGAAGAATATAAAAAGAAAGTGCTGCAGGTAAAAAAACTGGAAGTTCATTAA
- a CDS encoding helix-turn-helix domain-containing protein, translating into MNLLKAFQYFAIAGFLNALLLSALLIANKRNHVAKVYMILLVILTTFQTLLNAFDTKEFFLAYPHLSKISWLIPSLFGPLTYLFTLKLCSANPLFKKSDLLHFMPFLVYLVVLLPWYIRPASYKREYLADFELAREDDFGFLNQFSILIILVYLVITLLYLKNFRIRISNTFSEISKKRVEWMSVFSWGVLIVLFVSALGFYGHKWSIPVLDAIYHYNYILIVLLVYWIGYKSLLQPVIFDVTAPEAVEIIEGNQGDQGDDTPVKRYYKSGLGDEQAEALYLQLIAYMKKNKPYLEPEINIFQLANRMNIKKHHLSLVINEKAGMNFFDFINSFRVEEIKQRMINGSGKNLTLLGIAFESGFNSKATFNNAFKKFTGTTPTGFQKSLKTSFS; encoded by the coding sequence ATGAATTTACTTAAGGCCTTCCAGTATTTTGCCATTGCGGGCTTCCTGAATGCCTTGTTATTAAGCGCATTGCTCATTGCCAATAAAAGAAATCATGTGGCGAAAGTTTATATGATCCTGTTGGTCATTCTTACCACTTTTCAAACTTTACTTAACGCATTTGACACTAAAGAATTCTTTTTAGCCTATCCTCACCTGAGTAAAATTTCATGGCTCATCCCCAGTCTTTTTGGTCCGCTTACCTATCTTTTCACATTAAAATTATGCAGCGCGAATCCCCTTTTCAAGAAATCCGACCTGCTTCACTTTATGCCTTTCCTGGTTTACCTTGTCGTTTTATTACCGTGGTATATCCGGCCGGCTTCCTATAAAAGAGAATACCTTGCCGATTTTGAACTGGCGCGTGAAGATGATTTCGGTTTTCTCAACCAGTTCAGTATTCTGATTATTCTCGTTTATCTTGTAATTACCCTTCTTTATCTGAAAAATTTCAGGATCAGGATAAGCAATACGTTTTCCGAAATATCAAAGAAAAGGGTTGAATGGATGAGCGTTTTTTCCTGGGGCGTACTAATAGTGCTCTTTGTCTCTGCACTTGGATTCTACGGTCACAAATGGAGTATTCCCGTCCTTGACGCTATATATCATTACAACTATATTTTGATCGTATTGCTGGTTTACTGGATTGGTTATAAATCCCTTCTTCAACCTGTAATATTTGATGTTACCGCACCTGAGGCAGTAGAGATCATAGAGGGAAACCAGGGGGACCAGGGTGATGATACCCCGGTTAAACGGTACTACAAATCAGGCCTTGGAGATGAACAGGCTGAGGCATTGTATTTACAGCTGATAGCCTATATGAAAAAGAATAAACCTTACCTCGAACCGGAAATCAATATATTCCAACTGGCAAACCGGATGAATATAAAAAAACATCACCTGTCACTTGTTATTAATGAAAAAGCAGGAATGAACTTTTTTGATTTCATCAATTCATTCCGTGTGGAGGAGATTAAACAAAGAATGATCAACGGTTCCGGGAAAAACCTTACCCTGCTTGGCATTGCATTTGAGTCAGGTTTTAATTCGAAAGCAACTTTTAACAATGCCTTTAAAAAGTTCACCGGAACAACGCCCACAGGTTTTCAGAAAAGCCTGAAAACCTCATTTTCTTAA
- a CDS encoding glycoside hydrolase family 130 protein yields the protein MNKVVYLLLLLAAGCTAGNLDNPANLVFKKTDTNPVLGPDSTFVFFDPVKKDSVHWQKADVFNPAAIVKDNKIFLLYRAEDNPAAILGGRTSRIGLAWSEDGIHFTRHPVPVLYPDNDSVMKFDRPGGCEDPRIVQTEDSLYVMAYTSWDYKVARLSIAFSKDLINWEKKGPAFLRAYDGKFADFWSKSGSIVTEMKDGKLVAAKMDGKYWMYWGEQFVNLAWSENLSDWNPLLDDKGNLLSLISPREGKFDSRLTECGPPAIVSKEGIVLYYNGKNAEDDHADPSLPKGTYSVGRVIFSKKDRTTVVSRLDTCLLKPTLPHEMTGQYKSGTVFSEGLVFFKNAWYMYYGTADSFVGCAKEVISD from the coding sequence ATGAATAAAGTAGTTTACCTCCTTCTCCTCCTGGCAGCCGGTTGCACTGCCGGAAATTTAGACAACCCTGCTAACCTTGTTTTCAAAAAGACCGATACAAACCCCGTACTCGGTCCGGATTCAACATTTGTATTCTTTGATCCGGTAAAAAAAGATTCGGTGCATTGGCAGAAGGCCGATGTATTCAACCCGGCAGCCATCGTAAAGGATAACAAAATATTCCTCCTTTACCGGGCAGAGGATAATCCCGCTGCCATACTGGGCGGCCGGACATCACGCATAGGATTGGCATGGAGCGAGGATGGGATCCACTTTACCCGTCACCCGGTTCCGGTATTATACCCGGATAACGATTCCGTGATGAAATTCGACAGGCCAGGTGGTTGCGAAGATCCCCGGATTGTGCAGACTGAAGACAGTCTCTATGTGATGGCTTATACGTCGTGGGATTATAAAGTGGCCCGGCTGAGCATTGCTTTTTCAAAAGACCTTATAAACTGGGAAAAAAAAGGGCCTGCCTTCCTAAGGGCATATGACGGTAAATTTGCCGATTTCTGGTCCAAATCAGGATCAATTGTTACCGAAATGAAAGACGGGAAACTCGTTGCAGCCAAAATGGATGGAAAATACTGGATGTATTGGGGCGAACAGTTTGTTAACCTGGCATGGTCGGAGAATCTATCCGACTGGAATCCGTTGCTTGATGATAAAGGAAACCTACTTTCACTGATAAGTCCCCGTGAAGGCAAATTCGACAGTCGACTCACCGAGTGCGGCCCGCCTGCCATCGTATCAAAAGAAGGCATTGTGTTATATTATAATGGCAAAAACGCAGAGGATGATCATGCCGATCCTTCGTTACCAAAAGGAACCTACTCGGTTGGCCGGGTAATCTTCAGTAAAAAAGACCGTACAACGGTTGTTTCAAGGCTCGATACCTGTTTGCTCAAGCCAACGCTGCCACATGAGATGACAGGACAATATAAATCAGGAACTGTATTTTCTGAAGGACTTGTGTTTTTTAAAAACGCCTGGTATATGTACTATGGAACGGCGGATTCGTTTGTGGGCTGCGCGAAGGAAGTAATTAGTGATTAG